The following proteins are encoded in a genomic region of Rattus rattus isolate New Zealand chromosome 2, Rrattus_CSIRO_v1, whole genome shotgun sequence:
- the LOC116894687 gene encoding cytochrome b-c1 complex subunit 10-like yields the protein MLSRFLGPRYRELAKNWIPTAGMWSTVGAVGLVWVTDWRLVLDWVLYINGKFKKDD from the coding sequence ATGCTGAGCAGATTTCTAGGCCCGCGCTACCGAGAACTGGCCAAAAACTGGATCCCCACAGCCGGCATGTGGAGCACTGTGGGTGCCGTGGGACTGGTGTGGGTCACGGACTGGCGGCTGGTCCTGGACTGGGTGCTGTACATCAATGGCAAGTTTAAGAAGGACGATTAG